From Myxococcales bacterium, a single genomic window includes:
- a CDS encoding glycosyltransferase family 39 protein: MTAILALAFALRAIMAVRTSVMFEDGPHFLAVAKLFANGDWAEALSHPYHPLYSGLIAAFELLIHDWEVAALSVSVIGGTAAVLALYLFLRDAFDSRSAIFGAFLLAISPYAVRFTSDIESEGVYLAFFMAAVALLWRGLGRGIERGSASILVAAGVSAGFAYLARPEGAGLVLIGIGLLILKGYSDGWRISRITGICFALAGGALMIAAPYLRVLMQQRGGFALSGKKSVFRTLGLSGESANPLVTDPASLPLLVFVFVALITVIIFSILRRRNSDRPQTQSRTRVWVAVGSSLLVGWLLLWPGGLREFASVLVSTLRPEVSILVALGIYASISASSQRESQPRDVFIAAILAFYAVVLLGLLANYGYLSRRHVLPLIPLLLGYAGLGAGWLVDRVVDVGNRDDKREESRSGRVAWMTPVGVLTGLALAMFAITAPKVLRDHREDALAQRLAAEWLRDQAYEPGGRVASDKRRTAYYAERQWFPLTKGSGLRSLESLVRERVRYIVADDRDQLLPSPGIELRELYRAAAGGRSGVVYELTRSISVESRPAGPAIGAGPPNYELH, from the coding sequence ATGACAGCCATCCTGGCCCTCGCCTTCGCGTTGCGTGCGATCATGGCCGTTCGCACCTCGGTCATGTTCGAGGATGGTCCGCACTTTCTCGCTGTTGCCAAGCTCTTTGCAAACGGTGATTGGGCAGAGGCGCTGTCGCATCCCTATCACCCGTTGTATTCGGGGTTGATCGCGGCCTTCGAGTTGCTGATTCACGACTGGGAGGTCGCCGCGCTTTCGGTCTCGGTGATCGGCGGGACGGCGGCGGTCCTTGCGCTGTATCTCTTTTTGCGAGATGCCTTCGATTCGCGCAGCGCGATCTTCGGCGCATTTCTCCTGGCCATCTCTCCCTATGCAGTCCGTTTTACTTCGGATATCGAAAGCGAGGGGGTCTATCTCGCTTTCTTCATGGCCGCCGTTGCGCTTCTCTGGCGTGGATTGGGGCGTGGAATTGAACGTGGAAGCGCCAGCATCCTCGTTGCCGCTGGAGTGAGCGCTGGCTTTGCCTATCTCGCCCGGCCCGAGGGCGCGGGCCTGGTACTGATCGGCATCGGGTTGCTGATCCTCAAGGGGTACAGCGATGGCTGGCGCATCAGCCGCATCACGGGCATATGTTTTGCACTCGCCGGCGGCGCGCTGATGATAGCCGCCCCTTATCTTCGCGTGCTGATGCAGCAACGGGGCGGTTTCGCTCTTTCGGGAAAGAAGAGTGTATTTAGAACCCTCGGTCTTTCGGGTGAATCCGCGAACCCACTGGTGACAGATCCCGCGAGTCTCCCCTTGCTCGTCTTTGTATTCGTCGCACTGATCACCGTCATTATTTTCTCTATTTTGCGCCGACGCAATTCCGATCGACCGCAAACGCAGTCCCGCACCCGAGTGTGGGTCGCAGTCGGCTCGAGCTTGCTGGTGGGCTGGCTGCTGCTCTGGCCCGGTGGACTCAGGGAGTTTGCGAGCGTCCTGGTTTCGACCTTGCGGCCCGAGGTCTCAATCCTCGTGGCGCTGGGCATCTACGCTTCAATTAGCGCTTCATCGCAACGCGAGAGCCAGCCGCGAGACGTGTTCATTGCGGCGATTCTGGCCTTCTATGCCGTCGTATTGCTGGGGCTCCTGGCAAACTACGGCTATCTGAGTCGTCGCCACGTCCTGCCATTGATTCCTCTGCTGTTGGGATACGCGGGTCTGGGAGCGGGCTGGCTGGTGGATCGCGTAGTCGATGTAGGCAACCGAGACGATAAACGCGAAGAATCGCGCTCCGGGCGGGTCGCCTGGATGACGCCCGTGGGCGTGTTGACGGGCCTGGCCCTCGCGATGTTTGCCATCACCGCACCCAAGGTGCTGCGCGACCACCGCGAGGATGCCCTCGCCCAGCGCCTCGCCGCTGAATGGTTGCGCGATCAGGCATACGAACCGGGGGGCCGGGTGGCCTCAGACAAACGCCGAACAGCCTATTACGCCGAGCGCCAATGGTTTCCCCTGACCAAGGGAAGCGGGCTTCGCAGTCTGGAGTCCCTGGTGCGCGAACGGGTGCGGTACATCGTCGCAGACGATCGCGACCAGCTGCTTCCCAGTCCCGGGATCGAATTGCGTGAACTCTATCGCGCGGCTGCTGGGGGACGCAGCGGGGTGGTCTACGAATTGACCCGCAGCATCTCGGTCGAATCCCGGCCCGCGGGCCCGGCAATCGGCGCCGGCCCGCCAAATTACGAATTACATTGA
- a CDS encoding UvrD-helicase domain-containing protein, which translates to MLLESILDGLNPEQREAVECVEGPLLVLAGAGSGKTRVLTHRIAYLIGHCGIPTESILAVTFTNKAAKEMRERVEKALGTDAAGLWLGTFHSTCVRILRREIGHLGRSRGFVIYDDSDSLGVVKLALKRLNLDPKEYDPKRYRWRIDQWKNEGKLPSRAAKDAVDLDDELCVDIYTEYQKILADAEALDFGDLLLLTVELFRRHPAVLRHYQQRWQYTLVDEYQDTNRVQYDLVRMLSAAHNNLCVVGDPDQSIYAWRGADIRNILDFENDYEGTRVIKLERNYRSTQPILSGASAVVANNADRHEKNMFTEREGGDLIRCFEAVDDREESQYVIREILGKNRREHRPYGDFAILYRTNAQSRSFEEELLKYDIPYTIVGGMRFYDRAEVKDVLAYLRLMVNPADDQALRRIINKPVRGIGKTTVDKASDLAFQQGISLLEGLAVFAQTTAKRWAGKITEFLAMLDRFSIELVDRSVDEIIGHVLKATGYITSLEKEGSTESETRVENLKELVLSAEDFHLANVDNPDTERTELELFLDQVALVSDLDNYEQRSEVVSLMTVHSSKGLEFPLVFLVGMEEGIFPHASSSRDAAGLEEERRLCYVGMTRAMEHLTLAYARERRRYGGINYQTPSRFLNEVPEEVMEEVASRGAKTRSQAQDEYSQIGDDDFSYSQEMGDGGEGGVRPGMRVRHSVFGIGVILSSSGSDLNQKLKIRFERAGVKTVMVRYANLEPV; encoded by the coding sequence TTGCTCCTCGAATCCATTCTCGACGGCCTCAATCCCGAACAACGCGAGGCGGTCGAGTGTGTCGAAGGCCCTCTGCTCGTGCTCGCGGGTGCGGGTTCCGGCAAGACCCGGGTGCTGACCCATCGCATCGCCTACCTGATCGGGCACTGCGGAATCCCCACCGAGTCGATCCTCGCCGTCACCTTTACCAACAAGGCAGCCAAGGAGATGCGCGAACGGGTCGAAAAGGCACTCGGCACCGACGCGGCCGGCTTGTGGCTCGGGACTTTTCACTCCACCTGCGTGCGGATTCTTCGCAGAGAGATTGGCCATCTCGGTCGCTCTCGGGGGTTCGTGATCTACGACGACAGCGATTCCTTGGGCGTCGTAAAGCTTGCCCTCAAGCGATTGAATCTCGATCCCAAGGAGTACGACCCCAAGCGCTATCGCTGGCGCATCGACCAGTGGAAGAACGAGGGCAAGCTGCCCTCGCGCGCCGCCAAGGACGCGGTCGACCTCGACGACGAGCTGTGCGTGGATATCTACACCGAATACCAGAAGATCCTGGCGGACGCCGAAGCACTCGACTTCGGAGATCTGCTCCTGCTCACGGTCGAACTGTTCCGCCGCCATCCCGCGGTCCTCCGTCACTATCAGCAACGCTGGCAGTACACGTTGGTGGACGAATACCAGGATACGAACCGGGTTCAGTACGACCTGGTGCGGATGCTCTCGGCCGCCCACAACAACTTGTGCGTGGTCGGGGACCCGGATCAGTCGATCTACGCCTGGCGGGGTGCTGACATTCGAAACATTCTCGATTTTGAAAATGACTACGAGGGCACTCGGGTCATCAAATTGGAGCGCAACTACCGATCGACTCAGCCCATTCTTTCGGGGGCGTCCGCGGTCGTGGCCAACAACGCGGATCGCCATGAAAAGAACATGTTCACCGAACGCGAGGGGGGTGATCTCATTCGCTGTTTCGAAGCGGTGGACGACCGCGAAGAGTCCCAATATGTGATTCGCGAGATCCTGGGGAAGAACCGGCGTGAGCATCGGCCCTACGGCGATTTCGCCATCTTGTATCGGACCAACGCGCAGTCGCGCTCCTTCGAAGAAGAACTTCTGAAGTACGACATCCCCTACACAATCGTGGGGGGAATGCGTTTCTACGACAGGGCCGAGGTCAAAGATGTTCTCGCGTACCTGCGTCTGATGGTGAACCCGGCGGACGATCAAGCGCTGCGGCGAATCATCAACAAGCCTGTGCGCGGCATCGGCAAGACTACCGTCGACAAGGCGTCGGACCTGGCCTTCCAGCAGGGGATCAGCTTGCTCGAGGGGCTAGCGGTCTTTGCCCAGACCACAGCCAAGCGCTGGGCGGGAAAGATCACCGAGTTTCTCGCGATGCTGGATCGCTTTTCCATCGAACTCGTAGATCGGTCGGTGGACGAGATCATTGGCCATGTATTGAAGGCCACCGGGTACATCACGTCGCTCGAAAAAGAAGGCAGTACGGAGTCGGAGACCCGGGTCGAGAACCTGAAGGAACTCGTGCTGAGTGCCGAAGACTTCCACCTTGCAAACGTGGACAACCCCGACACGGAGAGAACCGAACTCGAACTCTTTCTGGATCAGGTCGCCCTGGTCTCCGATCTCGACAACTATGAACAACGCAGCGAGGTCGTGTCGCTGATGACGGTCCATTCCTCCAAAGGACTCGAGTTTCCCCTGGTGTTCCTGGTGGGCATGGAGGAGGGCATCTTCCCCCATGCGTCATCGAGTCGCGATGCAGCGGGACTCGAAGAAGAGCGCAGGCTCTGTTACGTGGGCATGACCCGGGCAATGGAACACCTGACCCTCGCCTATGCGCGAGAGCGCAGGCGCTACGGAGGAATCAACTACCAGACGCCGTCGCGTTTTCTGAACGAAGTGCCCGAAGAAGTGATGGAAGAGGTGGCTTCACGAGGTGCCAAGACGAGATCGCAAGCCCAGGACGAGTACTCGCAAATCGGCGACGACGATTTTTCGTACAGCCAGGAGATGGGGGACGGGGGTGAGGGGGGAGTTCGCCCGGGGATGCGGGTGCGGCATTCGGTGTTTGGAATTGGAGTGATTCTTTCGTCTTCGGGGTCGGATTTGAATCAAAAATTGAAGATTCGATTCGAGCGGGCGGGGGTCAAGACCGTGATGGTTCGGTATGCGAATCTCGAGCCGGTTTAG
- the glmS gene encoding glutamine--fructose-6-phosphate transaminase (isomerizing) codes for MSGIVGYIGREGSASDVLIDGLRRLEYRGYDSAGVAIFDGDIIDVRRAEGKLTNLEGEIRSAPIDGRVGIGHTRWATHGKPSTRNAHPHRAGSVVIVHNGIIENYRELRSELEAAGRVIDSDTDTELIAHCIEQSVDAGNDLLTAVREACGRLIGAYALAALCEKDPTTIVAAKNGGSPMILGLGEKQSFLASDIPAILPYTRRMAFIEDGEFAVLREDGIEIVSSTGEPSPCEFKTVQWDPISAEKGGYDRFMQKEIFEQPRSITDTIGTRIDEASLEIDLDGIQLDSDWVKNLSRITLVACGTASYACMIGKYMIEHIAKIPCEVDLASEFRYRNPILDDKCIVMLVSQSGETADTLAALREGKRQGARTICITNTRDSTIARESDDVLYTHAGPEIGVASTKCFTAQIVALYLFAVKFAMIRELLSREEKEKFLHDLISLPRVVQETLAMDERIERLAHKYFKHSDFLFLGRGIMFPIALEGALKLKEISYIHAEAYAAGEMKHGPIALIDENMPVMVIANQGPLYDKLISNLEQVRARDGQVIAVATEGDEHIASKVNDVIYVPDLGEFLTSVIVSIPMQLFAYHVATRKGTDVDQPRNLAKSVTVE; via the coding sequence ATGTCAGGAATCGTCGGATACATCGGTCGTGAGGGAAGTGCTTCGGACGTCTTGATCGACGGTCTGCGGCGCCTCGAATACCGAGGCTACGACTCGGCGGGGGTTGCGATCTTCGACGGCGACATCATCGACGTGCGACGCGCCGAAGGGAAGTTGACGAACCTCGAGGGCGAAATCCGCAGCGCGCCGATCGACGGTCGCGTGGGGATCGGCCACACACGCTGGGCGACCCACGGCAAACCATCCACGCGCAACGCCCATCCGCATCGGGCTGGATCGGTCGTGATCGTACACAATGGCATCATCGAAAATTATCGCGAGCTGCGCAGCGAACTCGAAGCCGCGGGTCGTGTCATTGATTCCGATACCGATACCGAGTTGATCGCGCACTGCATCGAGCAGTCCGTCGACGCGGGAAACGACCTGCTTACCGCGGTGCGCGAAGCCTGTGGCCGGTTGATCGGGGCCTACGCCCTGGCGGCGTTGTGTGAGAAGGATCCGACCACGATTGTTGCCGCGAAAAACGGCGGAAGTCCAATGATCCTCGGATTGGGAGAGAAGCAGTCTTTCCTGGCGAGTGACATCCCGGCGATTCTTCCGTACACGCGCCGGATGGCGTTCATCGAAGACGGCGAGTTTGCCGTACTGCGAGAGGATGGAATCGAAATCGTCTCGAGTACCGGCGAGCCGAGTCCGTGCGAGTTCAAGACTGTGCAGTGGGATCCGATCTCCGCTGAAAAGGGCGGTTACGACCGCTTCATGCAGAAGGAAATCTTTGAACAACCCCGCTCGATCACCGACACGATCGGCACTCGCATCGACGAAGCCAGTCTCGAGATTGATCTCGACGGGATCCAGCTCGACTCCGACTGGGTAAAAAATCTCAGCCGCATCACCCTCGTCGCCTGCGGTACGGCTTCCTACGCGTGCATGATCGGCAAGTACATGATCGAGCACATCGCAAAGATTCCGTGCGAAGTCGATCTCGCGAGCGAGTTTCGCTATCGCAATCCGATTCTCGATGACAAATGCATCGTAATGCTGGTCTCGCAGTCCGGTGAAACCGCTGACACCCTGGCGGCCCTGCGCGAAGGCAAGCGACAGGGTGCGCGCACCATTTGTATTACGAACACCCGCGATTCGACCATCGCCCGGGAGAGCGACGACGTTTTATATACCCATGCCGGACCGGAGATCGGGGTGGCGTCGACCAAGTGCTTTACCGCCCAGATCGTCGCCCTTTATCTGTTTGCCGTGAAGTTCGCGATGATTCGCGAGCTGCTGAGCCGCGAAGAGAAAGAAAAATTCCTCCACGATCTCATCAGCCTGCCGCGCGTGGTTCAAGAAACCCTGGCAATGGATGAGCGGATCGAGCGACTCGCCCATAAATATTTCAAGCACTCAGATTTTCTGTTTCTCGGCCGTGGGATCATGTTCCCCATTGCACTCGAGGGCGCGCTCAAGCTCAAGGAAATTTCCTACATCCACGCGGAAGCCTATGCCGCTGGAGAGATGAAGCACGGGCCGATCGCTTTGATTGACGAGAACATGCCGGTGATGGTGATCGCCAATCAGGGTCCGCTGTACGATAAGTTGATCTCGAATCTCGAACAAGTGCGCGCCCGGGACGGTCAGGTGATCGCGGTTGCGACCGAAGGGGACGAACACATCGCCTCCAAGGTCAACGACGTCATCTACGTTCCCGATCTCGGCGAGTTTCTCACTTCGGTGATCGTGTCGATTCCGATGCAGCTTTTCGCGTACCACGTGGCTACTCGCAAGGGAACCGATGTCGACCAGCCGCGAAATCTCGCCAAGAGCGTAACCGTCGAGTAG
- a CDS encoding sulfatase — protein MNSIVMISLDTTRPDHLSLYGYDRPTSPNLEALAADGLVMQNFLTTSSWTLPTHASLFTGLYPSTHGAHYSNQGDVGLGDADGAPQSFDAFRVNRLPDEAITLAEILRAEGYLTYAVAAGPWFKPVFGLDQGFDHYDAAFDSLSGRPGNLVSDLAIGFIDHAGLDPFFLFLNYFDPHDPYEPHESSWEQFLKPSKDFARSKELALYDAEILFMDRQIGRVIDELKARNHYDSSWIVVTSDHGEHFGEHDLEGHGFSLYEGVVRGVLIIKPPAGVALEVDREIRAQSVDIMPTLLEAIGISLPHAIEGQALNALTHPAITELYRSAGNVQWKGERFQRELRAIYSGDYKLILSSKPGDFDAGLFDLKSDPGETHDLSNGQPEVLKTMSEALERWTAGRSALPPSPVGKLDPETRRQMKALGYLDSDTDNDDDNNNDKDKDKESKRDP, from the coding sequence ATGAATTCCATCGTGATGATCAGCCTCGACACCACGCGTCCGGACCACCTTTCGCTCTACGGCTACGACAGGCCCACATCTCCCAACCTCGAGGCTTTGGCCGCAGACGGTCTGGTGATGCAAAACTTCTTGACCACGTCCTCCTGGACGTTGCCGACCCACGCCTCACTCTTTACCGGCCTATATCCGTCGACCCACGGGGCACACTACAGCAACCAGGGTGATGTTGGGCTCGGTGACGCCGACGGCGCACCCCAAAGCTTCGACGCTTTTCGCGTAAATCGATTGCCCGACGAAGCCATCACCCTCGCCGAGATTCTCCGAGCAGAGGGTTACCTAACCTATGCCGTCGCCGCGGGACCGTGGTTCAAGCCGGTCTTTGGCCTCGATCAGGGGTTCGACCACTACGACGCGGCTTTCGATTCGCTGAGCGGACGTCCCGGCAATCTGGTGAGCGACCTGGCCATCGGCTTCATCGATCATGCGGGTCTCGACCCGTTCTTCCTCTTCTTGAACTACTTCGATCCTCACGATCCCTACGAACCCCACGAATCCAGCTGGGAGCAGTTCCTGAAGCCATCCAAAGATTTTGCTCGTTCGAAAGAACTTGCCCTCTACGACGCCGAGATCCTCTTCATGGATCGGCAGATTGGCCGGGTGATCGATGAGTTGAAGGCTCGCAATCACTATGACTCGAGCTGGATCGTAGTCACCTCGGATCACGGCGAACACTTTGGCGAACACGATCTCGAGGGTCACGGCTTTTCGCTCTACGAGGGAGTGGTGCGCGGTGTCCTGATCATCAAGCCCCCGGCGGGTGTTGCGCTGGAAGTCGACCGCGAGATTCGAGCGCAATCCGTGGACATCATGCCGACGCTCCTCGAGGCGATCGGGATATCGCTGCCGCACGCGATCGAGGGTCAAGCCTTGAACGCATTGACACATCCCGCGATCACCGAGCTCTATCGCAGCGCTGGAAACGTGCAGTGGAAGGGAGAACGTTTTCAGCGGGAACTGCGGGCGATCTATTCGGGTGATTACAAGCTCATTCTGTCTTCAAAGCCGGGCGATTTCGACGCGGGGCTCTTCGATCTGAAATCCGACCCGGGAGAGACTCACGACCTGAGTAACGGGCAACCCGAGGTTTTGAAAACCATGTCAGAAGCACTCGAGCGCTGGACTGCAGGTCGGTCGGCACTTCCGCCCTCGCCGGTAGGAAAACTCGACCCCGAAACCCGTCGCCAGATGAAAGCGCTCGGCTACCTCGACAGCGACACAGACAACGACGACGACAACAACAATGACAAAGACAAAGACAAAGAGTCGAAACGAGATCCATGA
- the glmU gene encoding bifunctional UDP-N-acetylglucosamine diphosphorylase/glucosamine-1-phosphate N-acetyltransferase GlmU: MDVTTKELAVVILAAGQGMRMKSRRAKVLHELCGRSMLGHVVTSAEALSPAHLIVVVGYDGAQVEAEFEGRVKIVYQTEQKGTGHAVMQALPLIEGFAGDVLILYGDTPLLTPETFQRMGRLKRDTGADLLMLTAVGPIPGRVVRDASGKVERIVEQQDASPTELEIEERNTGVYMMSAELVREGIANLKDDNQQRELYLTDIVGHAVQNGLRVEALLLEDGDECLGINTRADLATASEVMRRRINLRHMERGVSLSDPSQVYIDVDVEIGRDCVIEPGCVIQGNSVLGEGVHLKSNCVIESSRLDDDVVLGPMAHLRPDCHLMEGVKIGNFVEIKNATLGEGTKSAHLTYIGDATVGAGVNFGCGTIVVNYDGVSKHRSTVEDGAFIGCNSNLLSPVSVGKNAFVAAGTTVSKDVPADALAVARVKQTNIEGWVAKREGRETKSAKKDKRSSKKDK; encoded by the coding sequence ATGGACGTCACCACGAAAGAACTCGCTGTCGTGATTCTAGCCGCCGGTCAGGGTATGCGAATGAAGTCGCGTCGGGCCAAGGTGCTGCACGAGCTGTGTGGGCGGTCGATGTTGGGCCACGTGGTCACGAGTGCCGAGGCACTTTCCCCCGCACATCTGATCGTTGTCGTGGGTTACGACGGCGCGCAGGTAGAAGCGGAGTTCGAGGGCCGTGTCAAAATCGTCTACCAGACCGAGCAGAAGGGTACGGGGCACGCGGTCATGCAGGCACTGCCTCTGATCGAGGGATTCGCGGGTGATGTACTGATTCTGTACGGCGACACGCCACTGTTGACTCCCGAAACTTTCCAGCGGATGGGTCGGCTCAAGCGCGACACCGGGGCTGATCTTCTCATGCTCACGGCAGTGGGTCCGATTCCGGGTCGCGTCGTGAGGGATGCTTCGGGAAAGGTAGAGCGCATCGTCGAACAACAGGATGCCAGCCCGACTGAACTGGAGATCGAAGAGCGGAACACCGGTGTTTACATGATGAGCGCAGAGCTGGTGCGCGAGGGAATCGCAAATCTCAAAGACGACAATCAACAAAGAGAGCTGTACCTGACCGATATTGTCGGCCACGCTGTACAGAACGGACTTCGCGTCGAGGCGCTATTGCTGGAAGACGGCGATGAATGTCTCGGGATCAATACGCGAGCAGATCTGGCGACAGCTTCGGAGGTCATGCGTCGTCGGATCAATTTGCGACACATGGAAAGAGGGGTGAGCCTCAGCGACCCCAGCCAGGTCTACATCGACGTCGACGTCGAAATTGGGCGCGACTGCGTGATCGAGCCGGGTTGCGTCATTCAGGGCAACTCTGTGTTGGGCGAAGGAGTCCATCTCAAGAGCAATTGTGTGATTGAATCGAGTCGACTCGACGACGATGTCGTGTTGGGTCCAATGGCGCACCTGAGACCCGACTGCCACTTGATGGAAGGCGTCAAGATTGGGAACTTCGTAGAGATCAAGAACGCGACCCTGGGCGAAGGTACAAAGTCGGCACACCTCACCTATATCGGCGACGCCACGGTCGGTGCCGGAGTGAACTTTGGCTGCGGCACCATCGTGGTGAACTACGACGGCGTCAGCAAACACCGCTCGACGGTAGAAGACGGCGCGTTCATCGGTTGCAACTCCAATTTGCTCTCGCCGGTCTCGGTGGGGAAGAACGCCTTTGTCGCGGCCGGTACGACGGTGAGCAAAGACGTGCCCGCAGACGCCCTGGCGGTCGCGCGAGTGAAGCAAACGAACATCGAAGGTTGGGTCGCGAAGCGCGAAGGGCGTGAAACAAAGAGCGCAAAGAAGGACAAGCGCAGTTCAAAGAAAGACAAGTAG
- a CDS encoding glycosyltransferase family 39 protein, which translates to MAAIRGSTLTRLQIASLVALLLICSAALLHEVYWSDDASFLTRGNGANWIGYPIVPSSDAIPVLRENAPATTFTRRFEVDQGFGPAMLTARGLRSLELKLNGTRLFWDEPLDSWQDTLAVDVTEQLRSGANEIRVQVRNPSGPALLQLAIRGKGIEVETDTRWEVSAQGIAVAQAAPARDNQLFADSLIMPRPGEVFGRHALVLGILFLLFAGVSTAARNRSVDANFAWLPKAVLGGVTCYWIAVFVLKISQLPVMMGFDIPAHLQYLDYLIENRSLPDATQGWSTYHPPLFYLLTAALVLAGDVTRESATGQVVYRIVCFGSGLTTVWVAYFCARRFFDNDPVKTALAVGFAGLLPMNLYVSAYVSNESLLVAWSSFATLLALNALLAEKTSTRQWLAVGGALGFAIATKFSGLILVPVFAAVIGSKIGLLDGDDRTTAARRGGAAFAGILAATALVGGWFYLRNYLAYGEWVIWNVNLPGTSSWWEYPGFHTASYYSSFGESLRHPFFAGFYSFWDGIYSTFWGDGLLAGMVHVDTRHPYWNYDFMTLGYWTALPLSFLLAIGSGRLLERAFRADSLHARIAASFMFVVMFVLLFSLFIVTFRVPYYAQAKAFYVLAAILPLSIAAASGISVVDRALQSPRMAPLRVIFHGWLGTAVAVIVWTYLG; encoded by the coding sequence ATGGCGGCCATTCGGGGATCCACCCTCACCCGACTCCAGATCGCATCCCTCGTAGCCCTGCTTTTGATCTGCAGTGCAGCACTCTTGCATGAAGTCTATTGGTCGGATGATGCATCGTTTCTGACCCGAGGCAACGGGGCGAATTGGATCGGTTATCCCATCGTGCCTTCGAGCGATGCCATTCCGGTTCTTCGAGAAAATGCCCCCGCAACGACGTTCACCCGGCGATTCGAGGTCGATCAGGGTTTCGGCCCGGCGATGCTGACTGCCCGAGGCCTGCGCTCCCTCGAGCTCAAGCTGAACGGCACTCGCCTGTTCTGGGACGAACCCCTCGATTCGTGGCAGGACACGCTAGCGGTCGATGTCACGGAACAGCTGCGTTCGGGGGCGAACGAAATTCGAGTCCAGGTACGCAACCCGAGCGGTCCCGCACTGTTGCAACTCGCCATTCGGGGGAAAGGAATCGAAGTCGAAACCGACACCCGTTGGGAAGTCAGCGCTCAGGGGATCGCAGTCGCCCAGGCGGCGCCCGCTCGGGACAATCAACTCTTCGCAGATTCTCTCATCATGCCCCGCCCTGGCGAGGTCTTCGGCCGACACGCCCTGGTTTTGGGAATCCTGTTCCTGCTGTTCGCCGGGGTCTCGACTGCAGCACGCAATCGAAGCGTCGACGCGAATTTCGCCTGGCTACCCAAGGCCGTGCTCGGCGGCGTCACTTGTTATTGGATCGCGGTCTTCGTCCTCAAGATCTCACAGCTTCCGGTCATGATGGGTTTCGATATCCCCGCCCATCTCCAGTATCTCGACTACCTGATCGAAAACCGAAGTCTCCCCGATGCGACCCAGGGTTGGTCTACCTATCACCCCCCTCTTTTCTATCTCTTGACCGCAGCACTCGTACTGGCCGGCGACGTAACACGAGAGTCTGCCACGGGGCAGGTGGTGTACCGCATCGTCTGCTTTGGCAGTGGCTTGACGACGGTCTGGGTTGCCTACTTCTGCGCCCGGCGTTTCTTTGACAACGACCCGGTGAAGACGGCTCTCGCGGTTGGCTTCGCGGGTCTGCTGCCGATGAACCTCTACGTGTCGGCCTATGTCTCGAACGAATCACTGCTCGTGGCGTGGAGCAGTTTCGCGACGCTACTCGCCTTGAACGCACTGCTTGCGGAGAAGACTTCGACACGCCAATGGCTGGCAGTTGGAGGAGCGCTGGGGTTCGCGATCGCGACGAAGTTTTCAGGGCTCATCCTGGTGCCGGTATTTGCCGCAGTCATCGGCAGCAAGATCGGCCTGCTCGACGGTGATGATCGAACGACCGCGGCGCGGCGGGGCGGCGCGGCCTTCGCGGGCATCCTGGCCGCGACTGCGCTCGTAGGCGGATGGTTCTATCTCCGCAACTATTTGGCGTACGGCGAGTGGGTGATCTGGAACGTCAACCTTCCCGGCACATCGAGTTGGTGGGAGTACCCGGGCTTTCACACCGCGTCTTATTACTCGAGCTTCGGCGAGTCGCTCCGGCATCCCTTCTTTGCGGGCTTCTATTCATTTTGGGACGGGATCTATTCGACTTTCTGGGGCGACGGTCTGCTGGCGGGAATGGTGCACGTCGACACACGTCACCCGTACTGGAACTACGACTTCATGACCCTGGGCTACTGGACCGCACTGCCCCTCAGCTTCTTGCTGGCAATCGGTTCGGGTCGGCTATTGGAGCGCGCTTTTCGCGCGGACTCATTGCATGCGAGGATCGCCGCTTCGTTCATGTTCGTCGTCATGTTCGTCTTGTTGTTTTCACTTTTCATCGTGACGTTTCGCGTTCCCTACTACGCACAGGCCAAGGCCTTCTACGTACTGGCTGCAATCCTGCCACTCTCGATCGCAGCGGCCAGCGGTATCTCGGTGGTGGACCGCGCGCTGCAATCCCCTCGCATGGCGCCGCTGCGCGTAATTTTTCACGGCTGGCTCGGGACCGCAGTCGCGGTCATCGTGTGGACCTACCTGGGCTGA